A single region of the Brachypodium distachyon strain Bd21 chromosome 3, Brachypodium_distachyon_v3.0, whole genome shotgun sequence genome encodes:
- the LOC100832974 gene encoding uncharacterized protein LOC100832974, protein MPLLAPPLSSCHLRPPFLSFPSSTGRPLRRGDLVIRMGGGPRTFPGGVSKWQWKRMQARKAKQLLKARLARERQLYEMRKRAELREAVFHLERPWDPDSASTTALAPNLLSVAADDQLKGLADRFHRPGGVDLWNDRDGPQVFASPDTGRTSARFFPKDAVHSVQPYARLGAGVDGGQGVRQNAPVEDVRDDCEPTVELMERDGMWEPVIALDGRASSERSWINGDAISDSDSEDVDFGHEQQEAIVRRDGRRRGIVRRDVSNSMTDGSGRGRDWRAQGSFSDSEGTRKGRLDQRWPDDSSDSRRKRPAGKWKSSATTKGSNSVEKDRMVDCSFSDSEVNRGGFEPRWRARSREGTMNAEVKWKLSYDSHGNVTRKVRIGGEFDPNSDHGRCENLEPKWKGPNSFNRGENQRGRPALKYRPNAANNGERSGGYTRGNNGDVRDRFGNGFASDLEEPTWNPRIKNKARNNSGHREYNHDMNGRFREGGSGADGMNGRFRRGGSGAARRMNNDREDGSKHGSRQRIDMNGGRPFMGDGYSLRPTSELHSSMDKNGGQQLREYRFSRRST, encoded by the coding sequence ATGCCGCTCCttgcgccgccgctctcctccTGCCACCTCCGCCCGCCCTTCCTCTCATTCCCCTCATCCACCGGTCGgcccctccgccgcggcgACCTCGTCATCCGCATGGGCGGCGGGCCCCGCACGTTCCCGGGCGGCGTCTCCAAGTGGCAGTGGAAGCGCATGCAGGCCAGGAAGGCCAAGCAGCTCCTCAAGGCCCGCCTCGCCCGCGAGCGCCAGCTCTACGAGATGCGCAAGCGCGCTGAGCTCCGCGAAGCCGTCTTCCACCTCGAGCGCCCCTGGGACCCCGACTCGGCCTCCACCACCGCGCTAGCGCCCAACCTcctctccgtcgccgccgatgACCAGCTCAAGGGGCTCGCCGACCGCTTCCACCGTCCCGGCGGCGTCGACCTCTGGAACGACCGAGACGGGCCCCAGGTCTTCGCATCACCGGACACCGGCAGGACCTCCGCGCGGTTCTTCCCCAAGGACGCCGTCCACAGCGTCCAACCATATGCGCGTCTTGGTGCTGGAGTGGACGGCGGGCAGGGTGTTCGTCAGAATGCCCCCGTGGAGGATGTTCGTGATGACTGTGAGCCTACTGTGGAATTAATGGAAAGGGATGGAATGTGGGAGCCGGTCATTGCTTTGGATGGTAGAGCCTCTAGCGAACGTAGTTGGATTAATGGTGATGCTATTTCAGACTCAGACTCAGAAGATGTTGATTTTGGTCACGAGCAACAAGAAGCAATAGTTAGACGGGATGGAAGGAGGAGAGGCATAGTAAGACGTGATGTTTCAAATTCTATGACTGATGGTAGTGGGAGGGGTAGGGATTGGAGAGCTCAAGGTTCATTTTCAGACTCAGAAGGCACAAGAAAAGGTCGTCTTGATCAAAGATGGCCAGACGACAGTAGTGACAGTAGAAGGAAGCGTCCTGCTGGAAAATGGAAGTCCTCGGCTACCACCAAGGGTAGTAATTCTGTTGAGAAGGACCGAATGGTTGACTGTTCTTTCTCTGATTCTGAGGTGAACCGCGGTGGTTTTGAGCCAAGATGGAGAGCAAGGAGCAGAGAGGGCACAATGAACGCTGAGGTGAAGTGGAAGCTCTCGTACGATAGCCATGGCAACGTGACTAGAAAGGTTCGCATCGGTGGTGAATTTGATCCAAATTCAGACCACGGAAGGTGTGAAAATTTGGAACCAAAATGGAAAGGCCCAAATAGCTTTAATCGAGGTGAGAACCAAAGGGGTCGACCAGCACTGAAATATAGGCCTAACGCCGCCAACAATGGGGAGAGGTCAGGTGGATACACGAGAGGCAACAATGGTGATGTCAGAGATCGATTTGGTAACGGCTTTGCCTCGGACTTGGAAGAGCCAACATGGAACCCAAGAATAAAGAACAAAGCAAGGAACAACAGTGGACACAGAGAGTACAACCATGACATGAATGGGAGATTCAGGGAGGGTGGCAGTGGGGCGGATGGCATGAACGGGAGGTTCAGGAGAGGTGGCAGTGGGGCGGCAAGACGGATGAACAACGATAGAGAAGATGGCAGCAAGCATGGAAGCAGGCAGAGAATCGACATGAACGGTGGACGGCCGTTCATGGGAGATGGATACTCCCTACGACCAACATCGGAATTGCACAGCTCGATGGACAAGAATGGAGGACAGCAGTTGAGGGAATACCGATTCTCGCGACGGTCAACATGA
- the LOC106866450 gene encoding uncharacterized protein LOC106866450 has product MGWVDLWRGITVCDVLPHLEKKKSTPLLLRYIPLPPPILPDHKLNGHSSMQRDIAVVGGRVRYVEVQMHIRPVSYIPGTFVSDGWTAVTWSMSTESLDKGWDRELEVHAHEVSTDEAVGFELLPELLDDKGTPQPTLERMHIGHPTLSLHEDDNTVYFMTKIDYKDHDQAWVIAVDMKNKKLQGVSRFAGAKRNRFFTEAYVHNSISGHLNMVQGIQGHLKRPGIPLSGSSSKKGPYTLLR; this is encoded by the exons ATGGGCTGGGTCGACCTCTGGCGGGGCATCACCGTCTGTGACGTGCTGCCTCAtctcgagaagaagaagagcaccCCACTGCTGCTTCGCTACATCCCACTGCCGCCTCCGATCCTACCTGATCACAAGTTAAACGGCCATTCATCCATGCAACGAGACATTGCTGTTGTCGGAGGCCGTGTCAGGTACGTGGAGGTGCAGATGCACATCAGGCCTGTCTCCTACATTCCGGGAACATTCGTCTCTGATGGCTGGACTGCTGTCACGTGGAGCATGTCGACCGAATCCTTGGACAAGGGTTGGGACAGGGAGCTTGAGGTCCATGCTCACGAGGTGTCTACCGATGAAGCCGTGGGCTTCGAGTTGCTCCCGGAGCTGCTGGATGACAAAGGCACGCCGCAGCCAACCTTGGAGAGGATGCACATTGGTCATCCCACACTCAGCTTGCACGAGGATGACAACACCGTTTACTTCATGACAAAGATCGATTACAAGGACCATGACCAGGCATGGGTCATTGCAGTTGAcatgaagaacaagaagttgCAAGGGGTGTCGAGATTTGCTGGCGCAAAAAGAAATCGTTTCTTCACTGAGGCCTATGTGCACAATAGCATCTCCGGCCATCTCAATATGGTTCAAG GCATCCAGGGTCACCTGAAGCGACCAGGGATACCACTGTCGGGATCTTCTAGCAAGAAGGGACCCTATACCCTTCTGAGATAG